One part of the Streptomyces lienomycini genome encodes these proteins:
- a CDS encoding ABC transporter permease: MSTLTEAPPPPAPPAPAKKPPRKRGRWTPYWLLLPGILWLVVFFAAPMVYQASTSVQTGSLEEGYKVAWHFVTYWDAVSEYWPQFLRSVAYAASATVLCLLLGYPLAYLIAFRAGRWRNLIMILVIAPFFTSFLIRTLAWKTILADGGPVVGALNTLHVLDVTGWLGWTSGDRVLATPLAVVCGLTYNFLPFMILPLYTSLERIDGRLHEAAGDLYAKPSTVFRKVTFPLSMPGVVSGTLLTFIPATGDYVNASLLGSADTGMIGNVIQSQFLRVLDYPTAAALSFVLMAAILAMVTFYIRKSGTEDLV; encoded by the coding sequence ATGTCCACCCTCACCGAGGCGCCACCGCCCCCGGCCCCGCCCGCGCCCGCGAAGAAGCCCCCGCGCAAACGCGGCCGCTGGACGCCGTACTGGCTGCTGCTGCCCGGCATCCTGTGGCTGGTCGTCTTCTTCGCGGCGCCGATGGTCTACCAGGCCTCCACCTCCGTACAGACGGGCTCGCTGGAGGAGGGCTACAAGGTCGCCTGGCACTTCGTGACCTACTGGGACGCGGTGTCCGAGTACTGGCCGCAGTTCCTGCGCTCGGTCGCCTACGCCGCCTCCGCGACCGTGCTGTGCCTGCTGCTCGGCTACCCGCTCGCGTACCTCATCGCCTTCCGCGCGGGGCGCTGGCGCAACCTGATCATGATCCTGGTGATCGCGCCGTTCTTCACCAGCTTCCTGATCCGCACCCTGGCCTGGAAGACGATCCTCGCGGACGGCGGCCCGGTGGTCGGCGCCCTGAACACGCTGCACGTCCTGGACGTGACCGGCTGGCTCGGCTGGACCTCCGGCGACCGTGTGCTGGCGACCCCGCTGGCGGTGGTCTGCGGCCTGACGTACAACTTCCTGCCCTTCATGATCCTGCCGCTCTACACCTCCCTGGAGCGCATCGACGGCCGGCTGCACGAGGCCGCCGGCGACCTGTACGCGAAGCCCTCCACCGTCTTCCGCAAGGTCACCTTCCCGCTGTCGATGCCGGGCGTCGTCTCCGGCACCCTGCTGACCTTCATCCCGGCCACCGGCGACTACGTCAACGCCTCCCTGCTGGGCTCGGCCGACACCGGAATGATCGGCAACGTGATCCAGTCGCAGTTCCTCAGGGTGCTGGACTATCCGACCGCGGCGGCGCTCTCCTTCGTCCTCATGGCCGCGATCCTCGCCATGGTCACCTTCTACATCCGCAAGTCCGGGACGGAGGATCTGGTTTAG
- a CDS encoding ABC transporter ATP-binding protein has product MTTHTTKNETAAKDRGGDVRLAGIGKTYGSFTAVHPLDLTVPQGSFFALLGASGCGKTTTLRMIAGLEEPSSGTVHLGDQDVTPLPPYKRPVNTVFQSYALFPHLDIYENVAFGLRRRGIKSVRKQVGEMLDLVQLGEQARKKPHQLSGGQQQRVAVARALINHPKVLLLDEPLGALDLKLRRQMQLELKRIQTEVGITFVHVTHDQEEAMTMADQVAVMNAGRVEQLGAPADLYENPRTTFVANFLGTSNLIEAEVDTRRGDDVVVRAAGDKLVLPGARCSAQVKAGGKVLVGVRPEKISLTHADDAGSIPEGRNRVTGRIGNTSFIGVSTQYVVDCAACPEFEVYAQNIDRDPRLAPGAEVVLHWNPAHTFGLDAEQDIDAGVSEGEAA; this is encoded by the coding sequence ATGACGACGCATACGACGAAGAACGAGACAGCCGCGAAGGACCGCGGCGGCGACGTCCGCCTCGCCGGCATCGGCAAGACCTACGGCTCCTTCACCGCCGTGCACCCGCTCGACCTGACCGTGCCCCAGGGCTCCTTCTTCGCCCTGCTCGGCGCCTCCGGCTGCGGCAAGACCACCACCCTGCGCATGATCGCCGGGCTGGAGGAGCCGAGCAGCGGCACCGTCCACCTCGGCGACCAGGACGTGACCCCGTTGCCGCCCTACAAGCGGCCGGTCAACACCGTCTTCCAGTCCTACGCCCTCTTCCCGCACCTGGACATCTACGAGAACGTCGCCTTCGGCCTGCGCCGGCGCGGCATCAAGAGCGTGAGGAAGCAGGTCGGGGAGATGCTCGACCTGGTGCAGCTCGGCGAGCAGGCGCGCAAGAAGCCGCACCAGCTCTCCGGCGGCCAGCAGCAGCGCGTCGCCGTCGCCCGCGCCCTGATCAACCACCCCAAGGTCCTGCTCCTCGACGAGCCGCTCGGCGCCCTCGACCTCAAACTGCGCCGCCAGATGCAGCTGGAACTCAAGCGCATCCAGACCGAGGTCGGCATCACCTTCGTGCACGTCACCCACGACCAGGAGGAGGCCATGACGATGGCCGACCAGGTCGCCGTGATGAACGCGGGCCGCGTCGAGCAACTGGGCGCCCCCGCCGACCTGTACGAGAACCCGCGCACCACGTTCGTCGCCAACTTCCTCGGCACCTCCAACCTCATCGAGGCCGAGGTCGACACCCGCCGCGGCGACGACGTCGTGGTGCGGGCGGCCGGCGACAAGCTCGTCCTGCCGGGCGCCCGGTGTTCCGCCCAGGTGAAGGCGGGCGGCAAGGTCCTGGTCGGGGTCCGCCCCGAGAAGATCAGCCTCACCCACGCGGACGACGCGGGCTCCATACCGGAGGGCCGCAACCGCGTCACCGGCAGGATCGGCAACACCAGTTTCATCGGCGTCTCCACCCAGTACGTCGTGGACTGCGCGGCCTGCCCCGAGTTCGAGGTCTACGCCCAGAACATCGACCGCGACCCCCGCCTCGCGCCCGGCGCCGAGGTCGTCCTGCACTGGAACCCGGCGCACACCTTCGGCCTGGACGCTGAACAGGACATCGACGCCGGAGTGTCCGAGGGCGAGGCCGCCTGA